The sequence below is a genomic window from Deinococcus detaillensis.
TTTGGGCAGACTGGATCGCTGTGATTACGGTTGGTCGTGCGTACCGAGCGGTGCTTTCCTTTAGCTCGCAGCCCACCAATACGCATCAAACGGGCAATCCTCTTCTTGGAGACCGACAATCCTTCGGCTTTCAACTCCGCATGAATCCGTGGGGCACCGTAGCGTGCCTTGCGGTGGTGGTAGACATCGTGGATGCGCTGCTTCAGCAGCGCGTCCTGTTGTTGCTGATTGGAGATGGGCCTTCTTCGCCAACTGTGGTAGCCGCTCACTGAAACCTCCAGCACCCGACACATGATGTCCAAGCGGTACTGGGATCGGTAGTCATGAATGAAGCGGAATCTCAGTACGTAGTTTCTTTGGCAAAGAAGGCCGTCGCTTTTTTCAGGATTTCACGTTCTTGGCGCAGGACTTCAACTTCCTTGCGGAGCCTGCGAATCTCTTGTTGGTCGGCGGTCAGTAGTTGCTGACCATGACCGGGGAATGCGGCATGGCCACTTTCTTGCTCAGCGCTCATCCATTTACGGATGAGCGAAACACTGACGCTCAGGTCGCGGGCGGTACTGGAGACGTTGCCGTTCGTTCGGGCAAGCTGCACGGCGTCTCGTTTGAAGTCAGCGGTATGGATTCTGCGGTTTGTCATGATGGTGCCTCCTATTGTCGAGGCTTATCTCCATCTACGCAAAACTGGGTCACCCTCA
It includes:
- a CDS encoding IS3 family transposase (programmed frameshift), translated to MTNRRIHTADFKRDAVQLARTNGNVSSTARDLSVSVSLIRKWMSAEQESGHAAFPGHGQQLLTADQQEIRRLRKEVEVLRQEREILKKANGLLCQRNYVLRFRFIHDYRSQYRLDIMCRVLEVSVSGYHSWRRRPISNQQQQDALLKQRIHDVYHHRKARYGAPRIHAELKAEGLSVSKKRIARLMRIGGLRAKGKHRSVRTTNRNHSDPVCPNLLDRQFNVQQPNQIWAADLTYIPTKEGWLYLAVTLDLFSRTVVGYAMDAYMPATLPVAALHMAVQRRNPPPGLLHHSDQGSQYTSHLFQSALAQIQAKCSMSRKGECWDNAVVESFFSSLKRELFEETIFETRAVARQAIFEFIEVFYNRQRRHSSLGYLTPADFERQSTAA